In a genomic window of Methanomassiliicoccales archaeon:
- a CDS encoding NADH-quinone oxidoreductase subunit N codes for MVDLSPVYSEIIILLFAVGLPAVYYLTKSEKALSIVSLVGIIAAMIPLLIFYIDGSQPVVFAGGLLRLDAFAVAFKLVFLAVALYVTIASIRYVKGERHLAEYYSLILLATLGMMVVASSLDLITLFVGLELASLSSYALVGFRKADKRGIEAATKYLIIGALSSAISLYGISLIYGITGSTVFADIGTAIATASGMDPIILLAIGLLIAGFGFKVAIVPFHMWAPDVYEGAPTTITSLLASSSKKMGFVALFKIFLIGLIAIKADWDVVVAVIAVLTMTIGNLVAISQTNIKRMLAYSSIAQAGYILIVLPIGTEYALAGGIFHIITHAFMKGGAFIIVAALSTVALGESLADYKGLGKRSPFLAFSMGVLLLSLAGIPPLSGFASKFWLFSSAVDAAIAPEQSWVLWLAVFGVINSAISLYYYVRVIKYMYVESGPEEPIRVPNSMILAIAITVVATIVIGLFPSPILELCREAARAFFSGM; via the coding sequence TTGGTCGATCTCTCACCTGTTTATTCGGAAATCATCATACTTCTATTTGCGGTTGGGTTACCAGCAGTCTATTATCTCACGAAGTCTGAGAAAGCACTTAGTATCGTATCGCTGGTTGGCATCATTGCGGCGATGATCCCTCTATTGATTTTCTATATTGACGGTTCCCAACCAGTTGTTTTTGCGGGGGGATTGCTGAGGCTCGATGCGTTCGCTGTTGCGTTCAAACTGGTCTTCCTTGCTGTCGCGCTGTACGTGACCATTGCCTCGATCCGATACGTTAAGGGAGAAAGGCATCTGGCCGAGTATTATTCATTGATTTTGCTCGCCACCCTCGGTATGATGGTCGTCGCCTCATCTCTCGACCTTATCACCCTATTTGTAGGGCTGGAGCTTGCAAGCCTCTCCTCATATGCACTCGTTGGATTTAGAAAAGCTGATAAGAGGGGAATTGAAGCGGCGACAAAGTATCTTATCATCGGCGCACTTTCTTCGGCGATCTCCCTCTACGGTATCTCCCTCATCTACGGGATTACTGGTAGCACTGTGTTTGCGGACATCGGCACTGCAATCGCCACGGCTAGTGGTATGGATCCGATAATCCTGTTGGCCATTGGTCTCCTCATAGCGGGATTTGGATTCAAAGTTGCCATCGTTCCATTTCACATGTGGGCACCTGATGTTTACGAAGGCGCACCCACGACGATCACCTCGCTCCTCGCCTCGAGTTCAAAGAAAATGGGTTTCGTCGCACTCTTCAAAATATTCCTCATAGGTCTCATCGCGATCAAGGCTGATTGGGATGTTGTCGTCGCGGTCATCGCCGTCCTCACGATGACAATCGGCAATCTCGTTGCCATTTCGCAGACGAACATCAAGCGGATGCTCGCATACTCTAGCATTGCTCAAGCTGGTTACATCCTGATCGTCCTTCCGATCGGCACTGAGTACGCGCTGGCAGGTGGCATCTTCCACATCATTACACACGCTTTCATGAAGGGAGGCGCCTTTATCATTGTCGCTGCATTATCAACTGTCGCACTCGGAGAAAGCCTGGCAGACTATAAGGGGCTCGGTAAACGCTCACCGTTCCTCGCATTCTCAATGGGCGTCCTTCTCCTTTCGCTCGCAGGCATTCCACCGCTTTCCGGGTTCGCGAGTAAATTCTGGCTATTCTCAAGTGCAGTCGATGCGGCGATCGCCCCAGAGCAGAGCTGGGTCCTATGGCTTGCGGTCTTCGGTGTGATCAACAGCGCGATCTCGCTTTACTATTACGTTCGAGTAATCAAGTACATGTACGTCGAATCGGGTCCAGAAGAACCGATCAGAGTTCCAAACTCGATGATCCTCGCGATTGCGATAACGGTCGTCGCGACGATCGTCATCGGCCTGTTCCCGTCGCCAATCCTCGAACTTTGCAGAGAGGCGGCGCGCGCGTTCTTCTCAGGGATGTGA
- a CDS encoding CBS domain-containing protein → MQVKAKVKDYVDRDPPVVDYGATLEDVVKLMVQRHQTGVVVKEEDIVLGVITSTDVTRVIVQGRDPSTVKVKEFMTACTLVGQNPCIQIHEDGYVIDALRLMLIGGVSRVLVVDSAGEFVGTISFLDALRAYEDEMSKRKK, encoded by the coding sequence ATGCAAGTCAAGGCAAAAGTAAAGGATTATGTCGACCGCGATCCTCCCGTTGTCGACTACGGGGCAACGCTAGAAGATGTCGTGAAATTGATGGTGCAGCGGCACCAGACGGGCGTCGTTGTGAAAGAGGAAGATATCGTCCTCGGCGTCATTACCTCGACGGATGTAACGAGGGTCATCGTACAAGGTCGTGACCCCTCGACCGTCAAGGTGAAGGAATTTATGACCGCCTGCACCCTCGTCGGACAAAATCCCTGCATCCAGATTCATGAGGATGGATATGTCATCGACGCGTTGCGACTCATGTTAATAGGTGGGGTGAGTAGGGTTCTCGTGGTCGATTCAGCTGGCGAGTTTGTCGGCACGATTTCGTTCCTCGATGCACTCAGAGCATACGAAGATGAGATGTCAAAAAGAAAGAAGTAG
- a CDS encoding polyprenyl synthetase family protein, which produces MSWDLPIRKELNMVEEEIRRSVHSQQQLLTEISMHVIGAGGKRIRPGVSILCYKAVGGTEVSNVIGIAAAFELIHSATLIHDDINDGGTMRRGKVSAFKKYGVQLALVAGDFLFVKGFRAGGSFSKEVVEIIADSCACMAEGEILQVGHINDASTSIDTYLKIIEGKTAKPIEASAKVGAFLGGGSPVMIETLGSYGLNLGMAFQIMDDILDIVGKEDVLGKPKGMDFSDGTPTLPIILAMEDGHKGKRLSELFEKKKKRRWEVEEALKILMESDAIRLSKEKALEFSNRAIESLSILRPSVYEEALRSLARTVVERES; this is translated from the coding sequence ATGAGCTGGGACCTTCCAATCAGAAAGGAACTAAACATGGTGGAAGAGGAGATCAGGAGAAGTGTACACTCCCAGCAGCAGCTATTGACGGAGATCTCGATGCACGTGATCGGTGCAGGGGGGAAAAGAATTCGCCCTGGTGTTTCGATCCTTTGCTACAAGGCAGTGGGGGGCACAGAAGTCTCCAATGTCATTGGAATCGCCGCCGCGTTTGAACTCATCCACAGTGCGACCCTCATCCACGACGACATTAACGATGGAGGGACGATGAGGCGGGGCAAAGTCTCAGCATTCAAGAAATACGGTGTCCAGCTCGCGCTGGTGGCTGGTGACTTCCTCTTTGTCAAAGGTTTTCGTGCAGGCGGTTCTTTCAGCAAAGAAGTGGTCGAAATCATCGCGGACTCCTGCGCGTGCATGGCTGAAGGAGAGATCCTCCAGGTCGGACACATCAATGACGCGTCGACATCGATCGATACCTATCTCAAAATCATCGAGGGGAAGACGGCGAAACCGATCGAGGCGAGTGCAAAGGTCGGCGCGTTCCTCGGGGGCGGGTCGCCGGTGATGATCGAAACCCTCGGAAGCTATGGCCTCAACCTCGGTATGGCCTTCCAGATCATGGACGATATTCTTGATATTGTTGGAAAGGAAGACGTCCTCGGCAAACCGAAAGGGATGGATTTTTCGGACGGGACGCCGACGTTGCCGATTATCCTGGCGATGGAAGACGGTCACAAAGGAAAGAGGTTGTCCGAACTTTTTGAAAAGAAAAAGAAGCGCCGTTGGGAGGTCGAGGAAGCCTTGAAAATTTTGATGGAATCGGATGCCATTCGGCTTTCGAAAGAGAAGGCGCTTGAGTTCTCAAATAGGGCGATTGAGTCGTTATCGATTCTGAGGCCGTCGGTCTACGAAGAAGCACTGAGATCCCTTGCCAGGACTGTCGTTGAACGGGAATCGTGA
- a CDS encoding geranylgeranyl reductase family protein → MAERLSTDILVVGAGPAGSTAAEHAALHGADVLLIERKKEIGIPFACGEFLPSIDEVKRIFPGARDIDTLFDIPRELISLETHRLRIYSPELRVYEFDFDGFTTYRDRFDQYLASKALKAGAKVLTGCTFISIDGDRVVTNQCEVKAKLVIGADGPRSRVAKSLGLPKNRELCPAVTAQAVGNFEPVAEMYFGNIAPGGYAWILPKRGGANVGVGISPRFASKTVGEYFKEFIDWKQIDVGKPAGKYVPMGGPLHPNYNDKGLIVGDAAGHVMAVNGGGIPIALICGKIAGEVAAACVRSGESISRYGEECRRQVEKPLRIALRTKVLADLCWGSRRRLELAMRVLGKRRMANIIRCKRLFP, encoded by the coding sequence ATGGCAGAGAGATTGTCGACTGATATCCTGGTCGTTGGTGCGGGACCAGCAGGATCAACAGCGGCGGAGCACGCAGCTCTTCACGGCGCAGACGTCCTGCTCATCGAACGCAAGAAAGAAATCGGCATCCCTTTCGCCTGCGGTGAATTTCTCCCGTCCATTGATGAGGTGAAAAGGATATTTCCTGGTGCCCGTGATATCGATACACTGTTCGACATCCCCAGAGAACTAATTTCTTTGGAGACTCACCGATTGAGGATCTATTCGCCAGAACTACGTGTCTACGAATTTGATTTCGACGGCTTCACGACATACCGTGATCGATTTGATCAGTATTTAGCCTCAAAAGCACTTAAGGCTGGAGCGAAGGTCCTGACAGGGTGTACCTTTATTTCTATTGACGGGGACAGAGTCGTGACGAATCAATGTGAGGTGAAAGCGAAACTCGTGATCGGGGCCGACGGACCGCGGTCCCGCGTTGCCAAGAGCCTCGGTCTTCCGAAGAACAGAGAATTATGTCCTGCTGTAACAGCCCAGGCGGTTGGTAACTTCGAGCCGGTTGCGGAGATGTATTTTGGCAATATCGCACCGGGGGGATATGCCTGGATCCTACCGAAGCGCGGCGGTGCCAACGTCGGGGTCGGTATATCGCCTCGATTTGCGAGCAAGACCGTCGGAGAGTACTTCAAGGAATTTATCGACTGGAAGCAGATTGATGTAGGAAAACCGGCTGGAAAGTATGTGCCTATGGGAGGTCCACTGCACCCCAATTACAACGATAAAGGCCTCATCGTCGGTGATGCGGCCGGTCATGTGATGGCCGTCAACGGTGGCGGAATCCCGATAGCATTGATCTGTGGAAAGATCGCTGGCGAAGTGGCGGCTGCTTGCGTCAGATCTGGTGAATCTATATCTCGATACGGTGAGGAGTGTCGCAGGCAAGTGGAAAAACCCCTCAGGATCGCGCTTCGGACAAAAGTTCTTGCAGATCTTTGCTGGGGGAGTCGGAGAAGGCTTGAACTTGCGATGAGGGTACTTGGTAAGAGGCGAATGGCCAATATCATCAGATGCAAGCGCCTATTTCCGTAG
- a CDS encoding nucleic acid-binding protein translates to MKYVVDTSAFFAMEDLPQDAEILVPPGVLSELKKYKDRRLDYWEFKIKITHPSTTSLEAVRLAAQKTGDTHKLSDTDIEVLALAFDLKATILTEDYSIQNVARTMGIDYINIVTRGIKEIFSWEMRCLGCGRAFDKEIKECPVCGSPLKCRRSRKKK, encoded by the coding sequence ATGAAGTACGTCGTCGACACCTCTGCCTTCTTCGCAATGGAAGATCTGCCGCAAGACGCTGAGATCCTCGTGCCTCCAGGCGTACTGTCCGAGCTGAAGAAATACAAGGACAGACGCCTAGATTATTGGGAATTCAAAATCAAAATAACGCATCCATCCACCACGTCTTTAGAAGCGGTTAGACTTGCTGCTCAAAAAACTGGGGATACACACAAGTTGTCAGATACCGACATAGAAGTTCTAGCACTTGCGTTTGACCTCAAAGCAACAATCCTGACAGAGGACTATTCGATTCAAAATGTGGCGAGGACTATGGGCATCGATTATATCAATATCGTCACGAGGGGTATCAAAGAGATCTTTTCATGGGAGATGAGATGCCTCGGTTGCGGAAGAGCTTTTGATAAGGAGATTAAGGAATGCCCCGTATGCGGAAGTCCTCTTAAATGCAGGCGATCCAGAAAGAAAAAGTAA
- a CDS encoding tRNA 4-thiouridine(8) synthase ThiI, translating into MGKEAMKAICLISGGIDSPVASFLIGRRGFEINLLHLDHQPFSDQRMTEKIRDIAQKLAELLEKNVRVYIAPHGKNQEIIADRCDPGYRCVLCKMLMLRVADGLGQRLNADAIVTGESLGQVASQTLHNIRVEQHGISLPVLRPLIGLDKLEIENIAKSIGTYEISIKKVLPCSFVPKRPATRASLNKALQEAQKAGLEEIARQAISEIRQLEF; encoded by the coding sequence ATGGGGAAAGAGGCTATGAAAGCGATTTGCTTGATCTCTGGAGGAATTGATTCACCCGTCGCATCATTTCTCATCGGGAGGAGGGGATTTGAGATAAACCTCTTGCACCTCGACCACCAGCCATTCAGTGATCAAAGAATGACCGAAAAGATCCGCGATATCGCGCAAAAATTGGCTGAATTACTAGAAAAGAATGTGAGGGTATACATCGCACCGCACGGAAAGAATCAGGAGATTATTGCAGACCGTTGTGATCCTGGCTATCGGTGCGTGCTGTGCAAGATGCTTATGCTGCGAGTTGCCGATGGTTTAGGACAAAGATTGAACGCTGACGCGATTGTGACCGGGGAGTCACTCGGACAGGTCGCATCGCAGACCTTGCACAATATTAGGGTGGAGCAGCATGGCATTTCTCTTCCGGTTCTGAGACCTCTCATCGGACTCGATAAGCTCGAAATCGAAAACATCGCAAAGAGTATCGGAACCTACGAGATATCAATAAAGAAGGTCCTCCCGTGCTCTTTCGTACCGAAGAGGCCGGCCACACGCGCGAGCCTCAATAAAGCACTGCAGGAAGCACAGAAAGCTGGCCTCGAGGAGATCGCGCGCCAAGCGATCTCTGAGATTAGGCAACTTGAATTTTGA
- a CDS encoding exosome complex RNA-binding protein Csl4, with amino-acid sequence MKKRRCVLPGDEVAVVEEFIPGEGTYEIDGKIYSAYCGDLELDHEEKIAKVSAKNPPVTLKVGDVVYAEVTDVRNSMAICEVIAVEGKERDISGDTSATIHISKVSSGYTQDVGKELRPSDIIRAKVIQVKPSLQLSTVGHHFGVILALCKKCRAPLKKRNRTLYCERCERTDMRKLADDYGEVKF; translated from the coding sequence ATGAAAAAAAGAAGATGTGTTCTGCCAGGAGATGAAGTAGCTGTCGTTGAGGAATTTATCCCGGGCGAGGGGACATATGAGATAGATGGTAAGATCTATTCCGCGTACTGCGGAGATCTCGAGCTTGATCATGAAGAGAAAATTGCCAAGGTTTCCGCTAAGAACCCTCCCGTCACGCTGAAAGTCGGCGACGTGGTTTACGCCGAAGTGACGGACGTAAGGAACAGTATGGCCATCTGTGAGGTGATCGCTGTCGAGGGAAAAGAGCGTGATATCAGTGGCGATACGAGTGCGACGATTCATATCTCAAAGGTTTCCTCAGGATATACACAGGACGTCGGGAAAGAATTGAGGCCAAGCGATATAATCAGGGCGAAAGTCATTCAGGTGAAGCCATCCCTCCAGCTATCAACGGTTGGTCATCACTTTGGCGTCATTCTTGCGCTCTGCAAGAAATGCCGCGCCCCTCTCAAGAAGAGAAATAGAACACTGTACTGCGAACGCTGTGAGAGAACAGACATGAGAAAGCTTGCAGATGACTACGGAGAGGTCAAATTCTGA
- a CDS encoding METTL5 family protein, with amino-acid sequence MKKRALEILLQQIPPLSQPKPFLEQYSTPATIAADVLFTAYANNDIEDKIVIDLGCGNGIFAIGASLLNSKMSIGVDADPLALKEAKANASAIGADVEFVLARIPHFSARADVAIQNPPFGSQRRGADRPFLETAMSVASVIYTMHNAETVEFVLNFVMNSGWEIVLQKRYKFVIPHMFEFHKKMKKDFDVLLLCIRRSGEKR; translated from the coding sequence ATGAAAAAAAGAGCGCTGGAGATACTGCTGCAGCAAATACCTCCACTTTCTCAGCCAAAGCCTTTTCTCGAACAGTATTCAACTCCAGCCACGATAGCCGCTGATGTTCTCTTTACGGCTTATGCGAATAATGATATCGAGGACAAGATCGTAATCGATTTGGGATGTGGAAATGGAATTTTCGCGATTGGTGCTTCGCTTCTTAATTCTAAAATGTCGATCGGGGTTGATGCGGATCCCCTCGCGTTGAAAGAGGCGAAGGCGAATGCTTCTGCCATAGGAGCAGATGTGGAATTTGTCCTCGCGAGGATACCACATTTCTCCGCAAGGGCGGACGTCGCAATTCAGAATCCGCCGTTTGGATCTCAGAGGCGCGGGGCGGATCGTCCATTTCTCGAAACAGCGATGTCGGTTGCGAGTGTTATTTACACGATGCATAATGCTGAGACCGTCGAATTTGTCTTGAATTTTGTAATGAACAGCGGATGGGAGATCGTCCTTCAAAAAAGATATAAATTCGTAATTCCGCATATGTTTGAATTCCACAAAAAGATGAAAAAGGACTTCGATGTTCTGCTCCTTTGCATTCGAAGATCGGGTGAAAAGAGATGA
- a CDS encoding CBS domain-containing protein codes for MSPKIDPIELAIMPQLPELEKIRQIRQKLGLSQRELAVRAGVSQSLIAKIEKGTIDPSYGNVRKIFQAFEEVLKEGIIDAEKTGIHLTVGDLATRGVVSISPDDTIAEAIERMVKGRFTQLPVVVGDRVVGSITDDIIRNYTIEQTKNKEKSYDEVMKTPVSEIMEAPFPILSEDTPIELASLHLQRQEAVLVSRKGVVIGILTSADFLNIGIKR; via the coding sequence ATGAGTCCAAAAATAGATCCGATTGAGCTTGCCATCATGCCACAGCTTCCAGAACTTGAGAAGATCAGGCAGATCAGGCAAAAACTAGGGCTTTCTCAAAGGGAGCTTGCTGTTCGCGCAGGGGTCAGCCAATCCCTTATTGCCAAAATCGAGAAAGGAACCATCGATCCGTCGTATGGCAACGTGAGAAAAATTTTCCAGGCATTTGAAGAAGTACTGAAGGAAGGAATTATCGACGCGGAAAAGACGGGGATTCACCTGACGGTGGGGGATCTCGCGACTCGTGGCGTCGTTTCAATCTCACCTGATGATACAATTGCCGAAGCCATTGAAAGGATGGTGAAAGGGAGGTTCACACAGCTTCCTGTTGTTGTTGGAGATCGCGTCGTCGGGAGCATCACAGACGACATCATCAGAAATTATACGATTGAGCAGACAAAGAATAAGGAAAAGAGCTACGACGAGGTGATGAAGACCCCAGTTTCTGAAATCATGGAAGCGCCCTTCCCGATCCTCAGCGAGGATACACCGATAGAGCTGGCATCTCTCCACCTACAGAGGCAGGAGGCAGTCCTCGTTTCTAGGAAAGGTGTCGTCATTGGGATCCTGACGAGCGCAGACTTTCTCAATATCGGGATAAAGAGATGA
- a CDS encoding glutamine amidotransferase family protein: protein MDEERSFPKSSFFLSNGAFSSNESGEMSLRSGSMRRREGYQLGGCGIAGCLSLDGEPISGEKIATMLTTMSERENGLGAGYACYGLFPERRDEFCLQFFFDDEDVKNSVEEFLKDHGNITKDEKVFTKKSTTLKPPFPLVWRFFFRPVERREWRGNQKLSEEDYVVRLVMHVNQHVDGAFCISSGKDMAVFKGNGYSFEISDFYDIQRYRGKMWISHSRFPTNSPGWWGGAHPISILDWAVCHNGEITSYGVNRKFVEMEGYSCTLLTDTEVVAYLWDILVRKHGLPINLAAFAMAPWYYHDIKHLDPQNQKLATLIRVTYKEAFLNGPFSILVGRREPEITMIALADRKKLRPLIVGQSSDEGMFFAASEECAIRAIEPNAETWTPNAGSPAIAQVRNGIIRDGLESPFWGEWNE from the coding sequence TTGGATGAAGAAAGGTCATTTCCGAAATCATCGTTTTTCCTTTCAAATGGTGCTTTTAGCTCTAATGAGAGCGGAGAAATGTCGCTCCGATCAGGATCAATGCGCAGAAGAGAGGGTTATCAGTTGGGAGGTTGTGGTATAGCTGGTTGCCTATCACTCGACGGAGAACCTATATCTGGGGAGAAAATCGCCACCATGCTGACAACGATGAGTGAGCGTGAAAACGGTCTCGGGGCAGGCTATGCCTGTTATGGGTTGTTCCCAGAACGTCGGGATGAATTCTGCCTCCAGTTTTTCTTTGACGACGAGGACGTCAAGAATTCTGTTGAGGAGTTTCTCAAAGATCACGGGAACATTACAAAGGATGAAAAGGTCTTTACGAAGAAGTCGACGACGCTGAAACCGCCTTTTCCTCTCGTCTGGAGGTTCTTTTTCAGACCGGTTGAACGGAGAGAATGGAGGGGAAACCAGAAGCTTTCAGAAGAGGACTATGTCGTTCGACTTGTCATGCATGTAAACCAACACGTAGATGGAGCGTTTTGCATCTCGAGTGGGAAGGACATGGCCGTTTTTAAAGGGAATGGATATTCCTTTGAAATTTCTGATTTCTACGATATCCAGAGATACAGGGGGAAGATGTGGATCTCCCATTCAAGATTTCCAACGAATTCTCCTGGCTGGTGGGGGGGTGCCCATCCGATAAGTATCCTCGACTGGGCCGTCTGCCACAACGGCGAGATCACTTCATACGGCGTCAACAGGAAGTTCGTAGAAATGGAAGGCTACAGCTGCACACTCTTGACCGATACGGAGGTGGTCGCGTATCTTTGGGACATTCTCGTGAGAAAACATGGTCTGCCGATCAACCTCGCAGCGTTTGCGATGGCGCCGTGGTACTATCACGATATTAAACACCTCGATCCGCAGAACCAGAAGCTAGCAACACTGATAAGGGTCACTTACAAGGAAGCATTTCTCAACGGCCCCTTCAGCATCTTGGTAGGAAGGAGAGAGCCAGAGATCACTATGATCGCCCTTGCGGATAGAAAGAAGCTCAGGCCTTTGATTGTCGGCCAATCATCAGATGAGGGGATGTTTTTCGCAGCGAGCGAGGAATGTGCGATCAGGGCAATCGAACCGAATGCGGAGACGTGGACCCCGAACGCTGGGAGTCCCGCCATCGCGCAGGTCCGCAATGGGATCATAAGAGATGGTCTAGAATCACCTTTCTGGGGGGAGTGGAATGAGTGA
- a CDS encoding glutamate synthase-related protein, whose protein sequence is MSDSLNLSQERIAQELPDRYRPVIDYELCKGCKRCVRECSYSALEFRDGKVRPLRGCVACGRCTAICPTGAIEIRLLPYHFPPHSTFTERIRRSIISQANTGGVLLSSCGTDLEYPMIFDELLLDAAQVTNPSIDPLREPIETITFLGRRGGKLTSSEKKGLLEDEDIGPVIMMDMPIMIGHISLGAVSYPAQKALFKAACDLNIIAGSGEGGLHSDFYAYADHINSEVASGRFGVTPDYLKRVAAVEIKIGQGAKPGHGGHLPGEKVTDLISQTRMIPTGTDALSPYPHHDIYSIEDLQQLICALKEATDYRIPVGVKIAAVHNVAAIASGIVRAGADFITIDGFRGGTGSAPRVIRDHAGLPIEVAVAVVDKRLAEEGLRNKITLCAGGSIRSSADMIKILALGADVAMVCTAALVAMGCRVCQQCHRGLCAWGIATQKPELTARLDPEIASARITRLFTAWNEELKEVLGAMGIDAVESLIGNRDRLRYIGPNPKIAEIMGVKHVGEGWG, encoded by the coding sequence ATGAGTGATTCATTGAATTTATCACAGGAAAGGATCGCTCAAGAACTGCCAGATAGATACAGACCCGTTATCGATTATGAACTCTGTAAGGGTTGCAAAAGATGCGTCAGGGAGTGCAGTTACAGCGCCCTGGAGTTTCGTGATGGCAAGGTGCGACCGCTTCGGGGGTGCGTCGCATGCGGCCGTTGCACTGCAATATGCCCTACTGGCGCTATAGAAATTCGCCTCCTCCCATACCATTTCCCGCCTCATTCGACCTTTACCGAGAGAATCAGACGAAGTATTATCTCCCAGGCAAATACTGGCGGGGTCCTGCTATCGTCGTGTGGCACCGATCTTGAATACCCGATGATCTTTGACGAACTATTGCTCGATGCAGCACAGGTAACAAACCCATCGATCGACCCGCTGAGAGAACCGATCGAGACTATAACATTTCTCGGCAGGAGGGGTGGGAAGCTCACAAGCTCCGAAAAGAAAGGTCTGCTGGAGGACGAGGATATCGGCCCCGTTATCATGATGGATATGCCGATCATGATTGGCCACATCAGCTTGGGCGCAGTTAGCTATCCAGCGCAAAAGGCCCTTTTCAAAGCGGCATGCGACCTCAATATAATAGCCGGCTCAGGCGAGGGTGGCCTTCATTCAGACTTCTATGCTTATGCGGATCACATCAATAGCGAAGTGGCGAGCGGGAGGTTCGGCGTCACACCAGATTACTTGAAAAGGGTTGCCGCCGTTGAAATCAAAATAGGGCAGGGCGCAAAGCCTGGGCACGGTGGTCATCTCCCTGGTGAGAAGGTCACTGATCTCATCTCGCAGACGAGAATGATACCGACCGGTACCGATGCGCTCTCGCCATACCCACATCACGACATCTATAGTATCGAAGACTTGCAGCAGCTGATCTGCGCCTTGAAGGAGGCAACGGACTACAGGATCCCTGTCGGCGTCAAGATCGCAGCGGTGCACAACGTCGCCGCAATAGCATCTGGCATTGTGAGGGCAGGAGCTGACTTCATAACGATCGATGGTTTTCGAGGAGGGACTGGCTCGGCACCACGTGTCATAAGGGACCACGCTGGCCTTCCGATCGAGGTGGCTGTTGCTGTCGTTGACAAGCGTCTCGCAGAGGAGGGGTTAAGGAACAAGATCACACTCTGCGCTGGTGGGAGCATAAGGTCCTCTGCCGACATGATCAAGATTCTGGCACTTGGAGCGGACGTGGCGATGGTATGCACCGCCGCACTCGTCGCAATGGGGTGCAGGGTTTGCCAGCAGTGTCATCGAGGTCTGTGTGCTTGGGGAATTGCAACACAAAAACCAGAGCTCACTGCGAGGCTCGACCCAGAGATCGCATCTGCGAGAATTACGAGGCTTTTCACCGCATGGAATGAGGAGCTTAAGGAGGTGCTGGGGGCGATGGGCATCGACGCCGTTGAGAGCTTGATCGGTAATAGGGACAGACTGAGGTACATCGGGCCAAACCCGAAGATTGCCGAAATCATGGGAGTGAAGCATGTTGGCGAAGGGTGGGGTTGA
- a CDS encoding Lrp/AsnC family transcriptional regulator — protein sequence MVVIDEMNRKIIKLLATEGKMTYNEVASKLRRSPSTIRDRIRRLEDDGVILGYVAIVNTEQTGMKADAVIFANLAKNVVADDLKKLRDVPGVMEVLNVSGERSIMIRVHAPDNRALEDIITKKIIPIGLVDLEVQIVLESVMRFPGL from the coding sequence TTGGTAGTCATCGACGAAATGAATCGAAAGATCATCAAGCTTCTTGCCACTGAGGGCAAGATGACTTACAACGAAGTGGCCTCTAAACTGCGCCGGTCTCCGTCGACGATTCGAGACAGGATAAGGAGATTGGAGGATGACGGTGTCATTCTTGGTTATGTGGCGATTGTCAATACTGAGCAGACTGGCATGAAAGCGGACGCAGTGATTTTCGCAAATCTCGCAAAGAATGTCGTCGCCGATGATTTGAAAAAATTGAGGGATGTTCCAGGTGTGATGGAAGTTCTCAATGTTTCTGGCGAAAGAAGTATCATGATCAGAGTCCACGCACCAGATAATAGAGCCCTCGAAGATATTATCACAAAGAAAATAATACCGATCGGCCTGGTCGACCTGGAAGTCCAAATCGTCCTCGAATCTGTGATGAGGTTTCCTGGACTTTGA